Sequence from the Methylicorpusculum oleiharenae genome:
CGCGTTGGTGCTCCACCGAAGTCCTTACCCAGACTGGAACGATTAATGCGCGAGCCAGGTTTTTTCGATTGAACCGGAAACACCCGGAAAAACCCCAGATTGTTAAGCTCCATCAGACCCACGGTGTCGAGGCTTTTGATTGCGGCCAGGACAGTTTAAATCAGTATTTAAAGCGATACGCGTTAATGAGTCAGCGCGGCGATGGTGCCCAAACTTATGTGGCGTATGCGGGGATAAGATCATTGGTTATTACACCCTGGTTGTCGGGGAAGTCGCTTATGACGATGCTCCGCAACGGTTA
This genomic interval carries:
- a CDS encoding type II toxin-antitoxin system TacA family antitoxin, with amino-acid sequence MTLGIHPKSKEALQAAASLRHKSVSEFILESALDAADEVLADRRYFSLLPNSGRLFKPRWCSTEVLTQTGTINARARFFRLNRKHPEKPQIVKLHQTHGVEAFDCGQDSLNQYLKRYALMSQRGDGAQTYVAYAGIRSLVITPWLSGKSLMTMLRNG